Proteins co-encoded in one Plasmodium sp. gorilla clade G2 genome assembly, chromosome: 9 genomic window:
- a CDS encoding ATP-dependent protease ATPase subunit ClpY has protein sequence MKNLDANKCIKLINGLKQKKNYPYFNLQCLKNISSEKEGIHDNILRFIPKNSRKILNTGTKSTYDNTLDELIQNNKNYNINYKVIDHNKPNEECNINKKNLLIHNKNVDISDINVLQKEKGHDLVIHIKYEPNDNKKGGKKESQEILYNNDEENNVNEGKNKLYIMNNYHNNGTLCNNKESMSYNMNQYKDGKREDDNNDSNNINNNINSNNNNNNSNNNINNSNNNFNLNIDKQKEYTMFLNKDDIPNKDQTQHTNNINNINNINEKSDNKTDSKNIDKDDVLYDNYSSDKKNKNIEKFAKVKITKENIINMNDIKEDVKKVKKVMVHKKETTQYNMKDEKNKNVYDINVDIKNEENQNIYDINVDIKNEVNQNVYDIDLDISKVDSNVFKNDNIGKKNYFSSGGMQSGNVLKEEIKSDENKINFQMKSGKSNKKCLYPHEIVEYLNKYIIGQSEAKKVVANALRQRWRRIQVSDDMKKDIIPKNILMIGPTGVGKTEIARRISMFVDAPFIKVEATKFTEVGFHGKDVDQIIKDLVEVAVKRQKTKFEIEIREQAEEAVENIILYSLLGNIKEEEKNIWRKYLKDGSLDDKVISIDIPNYINNNIFSNDSVENAVKEALSNHQNIKSVKIIHQNINKQSDKKTMTIREARQKLLQLEIDSSMNQETILKTAISSVEEEGIVFIDEIDKICSKSNSSYNGPDASAEGVQRDLLPLIEGCVINTKYGNINTNYILFIASGAFQRVKPNDMLNELQGRLPVHVTLSSLTIKDFIDILTKTHNNLLQQNIALLKTEGIDLKFTDDAIETIANAAHDMNFYVENIGVRRLHTIIEKIMEDINYDVYNYVNQSIVIDKDKVNKSLEGFIKQYDLKKYII, from the coding sequence atgaaaaaccTTGACgcaaataaatgtattaaacTTATTAACGGTTTGAAGCAAAAGAAAAACTATCCTTATTTCAATTTACaatgtttaaaaaatataagtagTGAAAAGGAGGGTATACATGATAACATTTTAAGATTTATTCCTAAGAATAGTaggaaaatattaaacaCAGGTACTAAAAGTACTTATGACAATACATTAGATGAAttaattcaaaataataagaattataatattaattataaagtTATTGATCATAATAAGCCTAATGAGgaatgtaatataaataaaaaaaatttattaatacataataaaaatgtagatATTTCTGATATAAATGTACTACAAAAAGAGAAGGGGCATGATTTagtaatacatataaaatatgaacctaatgataataaaaaaggagggaaaaaagaaagtcaagaaatattatataataatgatgaagagAATAATGTTAATGAGGGaaagaataaattatatattatgaataattatcataacaATGGAAcattatgtaataataaggaGTCTATGTCTTATAATATGAATCAATATAAAGATGGAAAAAGAGAAGACGACAACaatgatagtaataatattaataataatattaatagtaacaataataataataatagtaacaataatattaataatagtaataataattttaatctAAATATAGATAAACAAAAGGAATATACCATGTTTTTAAACAAAGACGATATACCAAATAAAGATCAAACACaacatacaaataatattaataatattaataatataaatgaaaaaagtgaTAATAAGACagattcaaaaaatatagataaggATGATGTACTATATGATAACTATTCATCAGACAAGAAAAACAAGAACATTGAAAAATTTGCTAAAGTTAAAATAAccaaagaaaatattataaatatgaatgatataaaagaagatGTTAAGAAAGTTAAAAAAGTTATGGTCCATAAAAAGGAAACAACccaatataatatgaaagatgaaaaaaataaaaatgtatatgatattaatgtagatataaaaaatgaagaaaatcaaaatatatatgatattaatgtagatataaaaaatgaagtaaATCAAAATGTATATGATATTGATTTAGATATATCAAAAGTTGATTctaatgtttttaaaaatgataatataggaaagaaaaattattttagcAGTGGTGGTATGCAAAGTGGTAATgtattaaaagaagaaataaaatcagatgaaaataaaattaattttcaAATGAAGAGTGGTAAAAGTAATAAGAAATGTTTATATCCTCATGAGATTgttgaatatttaaataaatatattattggtCAAAGTGAAGCTAAAAAAGTTGTTGCTAATGCATTACGACAAAGATGGAGAAGAATACAAGTTAGTGATGATATGAAAAAGGATATTATtccaaaaaatattttaatgataGGACCAACAGGTGTAGGAAAAACTGAAATAGCTAGACGTATATCAATGTTTGTTGATGCTCCATTTATTAAAGTGGAAGCAACAAAATTTACTGAGGTTGGATTTCATGGTAAAGATGTAGATCAAATTATTAAAGATCTAGTAGAAGTAGCTGTAAAAAGACAAAAAACCAAATTTGAGATTGAGATTAGAGAACAGGCTGAAGAGGCtgttgaaaatattattctttattcattattaggtaatataaaagaagaagaaaaaaatatatggaggaaatatttaaaagatgGATCATTAGATGATAAAGTAATAAGTATAGATATTcctaattatattaataataatattttttcaaatgaTTCTGTTGAAAATGCTGTAAAAGAGGCTTTAAGTAATCATCAGAATATTAAAagtgtaaaaataatacatcaaaatataaataaacaaagtGATAAAAAAACTATGACAATAAGAGAAGCAAGACaaaaattattacaattaGAAATTGATTCTTCTATGAATCAAGAAACTATATTAAAAACAGCAATAAGTTCTGTAGAAGAAGAAGGTATTGTATTTATAGATGAAATTGATAAAATTTGTTCAAAGTCTAATTCTTCATATAATGGACCAGATGCAAGTGCTGAAGGTGTTCAAAGAGATCTATTACCTTTAATAGAAGGATGTGTTATAAATACTaaatatggaaatataaatacaaattatattttatttatagctTCAGGTGCTTTCCAAAGAGTTAAACCAAATGATATGTTAAATGAATTACAAGGAAGATTACCTGTACATGTAACATTATCTAGTTTAACTATTAAAGattttatagatatattgACAAAAacacataataatttattacaaCAAAATATAGCTCTATTAAAAACTGAAGGTATAGATCTCAAATTTACAGATGATGCAATAGAAACAATAGCAAATGCAGCACATGATATGAATTTCTATGTTGAAAATATAGGTGTCAGAAGATTACATACAATCATTGAAAAAATTATGGAAGATATTAATTATGATGTATACAATTATGTAAACCAATCTATTGTAATTGATAAAGACAAAGTCAACAAATCTCTCGAAGGATTTATTAAACAATATgacttaaaaaaatatatcatataa